The Salvelinus namaycush isolate Seneca unplaced genomic scaffold, SaNama_1.0 Scaffold626, whole genome shotgun sequence genome contains the following window.
CAGAGAAAACACAGTAACAAACATCCATCATGTGTCTCTACAGAGAAAACACATTAACAAACATCCATCATGTGTCTCTACAGAGAAAACACAGTAACAAACATCCATCATGTGTCTCTACAGAGAAAACACATTAACAAACATCCATCATGTGTCTCTACAGAGAAAACACAGTAACATCCATCATGTGTCTCTACAGAGAAAACACAGTAACATCCATCATGTGTCTCTACAGAGAAAACACAGTAACATCCATCATGTCTCTACAGAGAAAACACAGTAACATCCATCATGTGTCTCTACAGAGAAAACACAGTAACATCCATCATGTGTCTCTACAGAGAAAACACAGTAACATCCATCATGTCTCTACAGAGAAAACACAGTAACAAACATCCATCATGTGTCTCTACAGAGAAAACACAGTAACATCCATCATGTCTCTACAGAGAAAACACAGTAACATCCATCATGTGTCTCTACAGAGAAAACACAGTAACATCCATCATGTGTCTCTACAGAGAAAACACAGTAACATCCATCATGTCTCTACAGAGAAAACACAGTAACATCCATCATGTGTCTCTACAGAGAAAACACAGTAACAAACATCCATCATGTGTCTCATGGTtcatttattaaaaatacaaaCACTAAATATTCATAAATGATTTACACAGTCAAAAAAAGTAAACATTTGGGAGGTTTTTCTGTTTTGATATCAGAGAAGAAAGACTTAAAAcgtgtttgttttgttttattttagaAATAGACCAAGACTGgcctccagacctgaacccaatagaaagtctttggagggagctgaaagtccgtattgcccagcgacagccccgaaacctgaaggatctggagaaggtctgtttggaggagtgggccaaaatccctgctgcagtgtgtgcaaacatggtcaagaactacaggaaacgtatgatctctgtaactgcaaacaaaggtttctgtaccaaatattaacttctgcttttctgatgtatcaaatacttatgtcatgcaataaaatgctaattaattacttaaaaatcatacaatgtgattttctggattattgttttagattccgtctctcacagttgaagtgtacctatgataaaaattacagacctctacatgctttgtaagtaggaaaacctgcaaaatcgtcagtgtttcaaatacttgttctccccactgtatgtgatgTAGTAGAACATTTTCGGGGATCACTTTTGGCTTGTGAGTGTTACTATCAGCACTACTGGCTAAAACGTACACAAAAAGTAGCAGAGAATCTCTTTAATGAGTCTGTTGACTGCAGATTAAACATGATTGGACTGTTCCAGCTGTAACAACCGGTTCTGTTGATACACAGCAGATTAAACATGATTGGACTGTTCCAGCTGTAACAACCGGTTCTGTTGATAACACAGCAGATTAAACATGATTGGACTGTTCCAGCTGTAACAACCGGTTCTGTTGATAACACAGCAGATTAAACATGATTGGACTGTTCCAGCTGTAACAACCGGTTCTGTTGATACACAGCAGATTAAACATGATCGGACTGTTCCAGCTGTAACAACCGGTTCTGTTGATAACACAGCAGATTAAACATGATCGGACTGTTCCAGCTGTAACAACCGGTTCTGTTGATACACAGCAGATTAAACATGATCGGACTGTTCCAGCTGTAACAACCGGTTCTGTTGATAACACAGCAGATTAAACATGATCGGACTGTTCCAGCTGTAACAACCGGTTCTGTTGATAACACAGCAGATTAAACATGATCGGACTGTTCCAGCTGTAACAACCGGTTCTGTTGATAACACAGCAGATTAAACATGATCGGACTGTTCCAGCTGTAACAACCGGTTCTGAACTAAGACCTGATGTTGTTTCACCAGATGTTAAACCTCTTGTCTGTCAGGAAGGGTCTTCTGTCCTGGATTCAGCCTTCTCTTCCTGGACTAAGACCTGATGTCGTTACACCAGATGTCAAACCTCTTGTCTGTCAGGAAGGGTCTTCTGTCCTGGATTCAGCCTTCTCTTCCTGGACTAAGACCTGATGTTGTTACACCAGATGTTAAACCTCTTGTCTGTCAGGAAGGGTCTTCTGTCCTGGATTCAGCCTTCTCTTCCTGGACTAAGACCTGATGTTGTTTCACCAGATGTTAAACCTCTTGTCTGTCAGGAAGGGTCTTCTGTCCTGGATTCTGTTGTTGAAGAGTCTATAGAACATGATTATTATTCATCATTATTACATCATTAGACAACACATCTCCATGCTCCAACAGTTGCCCCTAGCAACAGACTCAGCCAtatgatctcacacacacacacatgctctgctcaccatcacacacacacttaccgtATGGTGTGTATTGAAGTGTTGGTAGAGACCAGTTGGAGTATTCTGTCAGTCAGAGCATCAGTGATGTCATTGTGACTCAggctacgagagagagagagagatcagatatTTGTCATGTAGtcacatggacagacacacacacacacacacacacacacacacacacacacacacacacacacacacacacacacacacacacacacacacacacacacacacacacacacacacacacacacacacacacacacacactgaaagccACTCACTCCAGGACTTGTACTTTATGCAGGTGTGTGATCAGGGGCTGTACGTGGTGGTCTGTGAGTTGACAGTGGCTGAGGTCCAGTTCTGATAGACCCTCTGAGTGTTCCAGAACCAGGGCCAGAGATCCACAGGCCTTCTGGTCCAGCCTGGTCTCACTGAGGTCCAGCTCCCCATCCAGGGCTCTGCACAGGAACTCTGTGTGCCTCAGCAGCCCCTCTTCAATCCCCTCAGACACAAGGTCCAGCAGCTGAAGTAGCAGAGCTTTGCTGGGGCTGAGAGGACAAGAAGCAGAGACAACATTATGACACAGAGTAGGTTTAACTCCTACTGATAAACTAGTTGGTCAAATgttttgtctttgtgtgtctaaCCTCAGCTTGACAATATGCAGGATGGGAAGCAGCTCCCTCAGTGCTCTGTCCTCCACCTCACAGTCTCTTAGGATGAGCTGGACCTGGTTCTGGACCAGCTGGGTGCTGTGTTGGTTCTGCTTCAGAACAGAGTTGATGGCCCTGCAGTGGTCAGTGGTCAGACACAGAGCCTTCTCCTGGTCCTGAGCTGACAGGTCCACAGAAGAGGAGCAGGACAAGTCCAGCCTGTAGTGCAGAGACCTGAGCAGCCATACTGCtgttggtggtgatgatggtgccCCCTGCTGGATCTGAGAGATAGCACAGCACTGGAGGAAACTCAACAGTAACATCCTGtcaacactacagagagagagacagagagacagagacagagagcgagagacagagagtgagcgacagagacagagagagagagagaaacagagagacagagagagacagcgagacagagagagagagagaaacagagagagacagagagagagagagagagagagagagagagagagagagaaagagagagagagatagatagagagagacttatttacacaccatcacacattaAAACACTGATAAACACACTACAACTCTGTTTATCAGGTCAACTCCCAGGCGTTCCCCTTCAATTCCACCCCTAGCTGAGGTTAAGGTTAGTACGTTAacctaaggttagggttagaggttaaatCTGTCAGGAAGTGGAAAGCCTCATAGTTCTATCCATTCTAGCAGGGTCAAAGAGTGCCAACTAAACCTGAGTTGGGAGACTCTGTCCAGAAGAGGCAGGATGCTCTCTATCTCCCCCGGTGGTACAGAGGTCCACAGCAGGTTGACTTTGACTTGGTGGCTGTGCTGCAGGGTAAAACACAGAGCAGTACAGTCCACTCTGTCCAGCTCTCTGCTGTTCAGGTTGATCCAATGGTCTGAAGACCTCAACAAACTGGACACACAGTCACTGTCTCTACTGTCATAGATGTGTCTGATGGAGGACTTTACAAAGCTGGAACTGGACCTGAACAAACATGGAGAATGGATTGTTGTGGTTATGTCAAGGTTTTATAAAGGATAACTCACATAGTAACAACTGTCTGGATAGGACATGAATAATTAAAGTCTATAAATATTGAATAAAGATCTCCCACCTCTTGAATAAAACCCTAATGATATTACAGAGGAAAACTCACATAGTAACAACTGGCTGGATAGTACATGAATAATTAAAGTCTATAAATATTGAATAAAGATCTCCCACCTCTTGAATAAAACCCTAATGATATTACAGAGGATAACTCACATAGTAACAACTGGCTGGATAGGACATGAATAATTAAAGTCTATAAGTATTGAATAACGATCTCCCACCTCTTGAATAAAACCCTAATGATAATACAGAGGATAACTCACATAGTAACAACTGTCTGGATAGGACATGAATAATTAACGTCTATAAATATTGAATAAAGATCTCCCACCTATTGAATAAAACCCTAATGATAATACAGAGGATAACTCACATAGTAACAACTGGCTGGATAGGACATGAATAATTAAAGTCTATAAATATTGAATAAAACCCTAATGATAATACAGAGGATAACTCACATAGCAACAACTGGCTGGATAGGACATGAATAATTAACGTCTATAAATATTGAATAAAGATCTCCCACCTCTTGAATAAAAACCTAATGATATTACAGAGGATAACTCAGAACAACATGTCACTGGATACAAATAGTTATTTTATTATTTCTAGAAAGTCTGAACAGAGAAAGAAGTTCTCCCACCTCTTGAGAGTAACCCTTCCCAGAAAGGGGAGAAGATCTGAGATGTTCTTCTCTAGAAGCCTGTTCTTCCTGAGGTCCACAGTGATgttgtgggttgaatgctgcagcagagagagaagcactTCCCAGTCCAGCCTGCAGGAGGTCAGGTCTCCACCAACCTTCTCCAGGAACCACTGAGTCAAGTCCTTGTCCTGAGCTTCATACACAACGACTGTCAGCTGCTGCAGAGTGTCTGAGTTCAGTCTAGGAGGTTGGAACATGCAGGCAGTCAGAAATATGAAGAAAAACACATGAATTAAGTTACTATTTCTACTTCAAAATACATCAGCTTCAAtctgacctgagagagagaggtcccTGGTGACACAGCAGTGTGATGAGAGAGTGACCCTGGATCTGGAAGTTAGTCAGGTCCAGACACTGAACCCTCCAGAGTCTCAGCAGGGTCGCCACACTACTCAGAGCTCTGGATAACACTCTCTCTGGTGGCTGGCTGCTCTTTAGGACCAGGGAGAGTTCTGGGACAGTCAGTGGAGTAgcacctctccctgtcctcctaaCCAGTCTGGACAGTTTCACTGCCATACCCACACTCAGCCTGGAATGAAAAGACAAAACTCAAGTCACTTAAAACAGAGAAACCTTGTCAAATAAATACTCAGTAGGAAAACCAACTATTCAATAGACCTGTAAAAGCTGTCTTACTGAACATACCTGAGCTTGTGGAGCTTTGACTCATGTCTCAAAAGAAGTAAGGCTCCTTTGAGAGAGATCTTGCTGGGGTTGAGAGTGAGGTCCACTCTGGAGGCACAGAGACCCAGGACACTCACCACAGACCTGCAGGTTTTCCTGGGTAACTCTCCTCCCAGTGACAGGGTGGAGCCCAAGGCCTGGAGGAGAGAGGCCAACTGCTGGTCCTCTTCTCTGGACCTCACAGGGATGGATTCACACACAGTCTGGAAGAACCTGTCATCATCACAGCTGAAACAGCAAATGATGGAGGACATCAAATCAGACATTTAGGAGACAGTGACACATTGTTtgatgttttggctctgtactccagcactttgaaatgatacaatgactatgaggttaaaggtCAGCTTTAATccgagggtattttcatccatatcaggtgaatTGTCCAGAAATTATAGGACTTTTTGTACATACAGTGTCCCTGCATTAGTATTCAATCCCCTCAGactttttattgtgttacaaccTGGGGGAAAAATTTATTATATTTTTCAAGAACCTACTCTAATGttattaatatattaatattaaAGTTAAAGAAGAATgacaaataaaacactaatataccttGGTTACATAACTCttcactttatcgaacaaaacgaccattcattgtgttactgggaccctttggattgcaaaaagatgaagTTCTTCAAAGGTaattgatttattttatcgctgcttctgactttcgtgacgcctctGCTTGGTTCGAAAATGTATGCAATGCTTTTGtacgcggggcgctgtcctcagaaatcgcatggtgtgctttcgccgtaaatacttattttccaccataatttgcaaataaattaattaaaaatcctacaatgtgattttctggattttttttctcattttgtctgtcatagttgaagtgtacctatgatgaaaattacaggcctctctcatctttttaagtgggagaacttgcacaattggtggctgactaaatacttttttgccccactgtatgtgtatatgGATTCACAATTCTGGGCAACATTTGTTATTTCAGGGAATCTGAGTATAAATGTTACCAGATTCAATAACATTTGAAGATTCATATGACAATGTCTTAAAAAGACAATTACTGTAGAAAGCTACAAACTTCCTCTCTAAAGGGAAATACAGGGACAAACAACTACAATATTTGAACTGCACTGATCCAACTCACCTCAGCTGTGAGATGTAGGACAGACACTGAAGGAAActcctcacttcactctcttcatctgaccagcccttcagctctactggtttcttctctggttggagtttcagcacttctaggaggagggaggcctttctctctgagaggtctatggaccagactgcaggactggctgactggtaaactggctgtaatgctggaaggacactcctgcctgtttgagtctcatagtcCTTCACATGTGAGTACAGATCCAGCAGGAAATCACATTTCTGATAGTGATATACTTTAGACAGTGACAACACTTTCTCTACAGTTGTTTGTATGGTTCCTCTCTCATGGAGAGCTGCTTGAAGACACAGATTCAGTAGgaatgtcttctctctctttctcctctctataTTATCCTTCAGTGGAGGAAATCTGAACAAACAGTTTAAAACACAGATGATATACAGGTGAGTGATGAGGACTGATATGAGTAACAGGGTTGGGGAACTGAAAACTAATAGCACCATATGACTAAATATTTTAAAACAATATAACTATGAATTGGAATTTTGTTCAATTTCAATTCCTACTGAATTAGAGTTTCTACAGCATCTTCATATGTGCATGTATTAAAAAGATAAAGACAGTGTAAAACATAAATACTATCTACACCAGTTCAATGACATATGGACTCTTGTTGGATAAACTCACTCACCTCAGCTGTGAGATGTGGGCCAGACACTGAAGGAAActcctcacttcactctcttcatctgaccagcccttcagctctactggtttcttctctggttggagtttcagcacttctaggaggagggaggccttTCTCTTTCTGAGGTCTATGGACCAGACTGCAGGACTGGCTGACTGGTAAACTGGCTGTAATGCTGGAAGGACACTCctgcctgtttgagtctcatagtcCTTCACATTTGAGTACAGATCCAGCAAGAAATCACTCTGTTTAGAATAGTCTCCATTGGGCAAATGAAAGGTGCTGTAAGTCCACACTGATGATACCAGCTTCAgtgtcttctctcctgtctgctcctcccacTCTGCTGCTTGAGACAGGAGATCCATCAGGAACTTGATCAGCTTCGACGGATCAGACCAGTCTGGACAGAAACTGCAACAAGGACAGTAACAGCTGATTCAGACATGGATGAACACATGAAACCAGTCATAGTTAAAGATATATGAAGTAGTTATACATTTACATAATGTGCTTTGGTTATATGTTAAAGTATTTAATTTTAGAGACATTCACATTATCTATGTGTGACATTTAGTAATGCAACATTTGTTATGTCAGGAAATCGTCTGATAAATGTTACCAGATTTACCAACATGTGTAGTTTTATACGGAGCCTTCACCGTGTGCTGCCACTTTGCATCAGCAGTCAGAAAGGAGACTCTCTGGGAGGCAGTTTGATAGTGGTGATGCTAAACAACTCTGGTTTattgtcactctctctcccctccgctCTATCTTCCCTTCAATCTTTttcttccctctcccttccctctaactctttctcttccctatctctctctctcttccctctccaccccctctatctctctctgtctctcttccctcgctctctctttcttccatTTCTcatttctcttccctctctctccctctcttctctctcatccccccctctctctctcttccctctctctctccagtgcttTACAATGCAGCAGACTTTATTATTGGTTTCAATGCTCTTCCCTTTGAGGTTCAGCATCGGTGGACTATTATTGTCCTGCCAGACGTATTTGGGTTGACATTTTAGTTAAAGGGAGGTTTCTTGCCAGTTTATTGTGTCTTGTTATTTGAACTGTATTGATGTGGTACTAATGACATGTGGCTCAGAAGATTTTGGACATTTTAAGGCCTTTGTTTGTCTATGACCCCCCCaccattcataccctctgcactcctccactgggaggtaatacagattactgcaaatcctctcatgttgatgactgggttctttcttgtaaattgtttctatgaagttgccgttaaattgctctgccatcattattgtatgaggtattattggtggggttacccctgtgctgtgaTGGGTGTTTTATATGGTGTGTCTTatcttttctctccactggctatctggctaacaggctacactctagacaGTATCTtctactgatgtgtgtgtgtctggtagtgggtctctctctatcctactctgtttctttcggcagggttaatacctgcctggcgccccaacaaaatctttacctttacccctctctaacaataccgctacaagATTTACCAACACTTGAAGTTTTATATGTCAAATGTTTCTACAAGATAATAACCACTAGCATCACATAATCACTAACCACCACACATGTTCAGACTCACCTCAGCTGTGAGATGTAGGACAGACACTGAAGGAAACTActcacttcactctcttcatctgaccagccccacagctctactggtttcttctctggttggagtttcagcacttctaggaggagggaggcctttctctctgagaggtctatggaccagactgcaggactggctgactggtaaactggctgtaatgctggaaggacactcctgcctgtttgagtctcatagtcCTTCACAAGTGAGTACAGATCCAGCAGGAAATCACATTTCGTATAGTGATATACTAAAGACAGTGACAACACTTTCTCTACAGTTGTTTGTATGGTTCCTCTCTCATGGAGAGCTGCTTGAAGACACAGATTCAGCAGgaatgtcttctctctctttgtcctctctTCAGGGGATCTTCTCTGATCATGTGGTGGAGTAAAACTGCAAGAACAGTTTAACAACAAATAGATGAATATGTGAGAGATGTGATATGCATTTCTGCTGGTCACATTATGGTGGGTAAAATACAATGACTATCTTTCTAAACTCATCATCCACTTAAATTGTTCCTTAAAATCCTGACCACAAAGTAAGATTGCATATTTTTTAACAGTATGTGTATGtttagtaaactcagcaaaaaaagaaacgtccctttttcagaaccctgtctttcaaagataatttgtaaaaattcaaataacttcacagatcttcattgtaaaggatttaaacactgttttccatgcttgttcaatgaaccataaacaattaatgaacatgcacctgtggaacggtcgttaagacactaacagcttacagacggtaggcaattaaggtcaaagttatgaaaacttaggacactaaagaggcctttctactgactctgaaaaacaccaaaacaaagatgcccagggtccctgctcatctgcgtgaacgtgccttaggcatgctgcaaggacgcatgaggactgcagatttggccagggcaataaattgcaatgtccatactgtgagacgcataagacagcgctacagggagacaggatggacagctgatcgtcctcgcagtggcagaccacgtgtaacaacacctgcacaggatcggtacatccgaacatcacacctgcgggacaggtacaggatggcaacaacaactgcctgagttacaccaggaatgcacaatccctccatcagtgctcagactgtctgcaataggcctgagagaggctggactgagggcttgtaggcctggtcctcaccagacatcaccggcaacaacgtcgcctatgggcacaaacccaccatcgctgtaCCAGAGAGGACTgggaaaaagtgctcttcactaacgagtcccggttttgtctcaccaggggtgatggtcggattcgcgtttatcgtcgaaggaatgagcgttacaccgaggcctgtactctggagctggatcgatttggaggtggagggtccgtcatggtctggggtggtgtgtcacagcatcatcggactgagcttgatgTCATTGCtggcaatctcaaagctgtgcgttacagggagacatcctcctccctcatgtggtatccttcctgcaggctcatcatGATATGAccatccagcatgacaatgccaccagccatactgctcgttctgtgcgtgatttcctgcaagaccggaatgtcagtgttctgccatggccagcgaagagcccggatctcaaaatcccattgagcacgtctgggacctgttgtataggggggtgagggctagggccagatggtggccacaccagatactgactgttacttttgattttgacccccttttgttcagggacacattattccatttctgttagtcacatgtctgtgactAATTTTATATCTTAGtagttgaatcttgttatgttcgtacaaatatttacacatgttaagtttgctgaaaataaacgcagttgacagtgaggacgtttctttttttgctcagtTTACATTAAGTTACTGCAGGAAGCTACAAACTTCCTCTCTAAAgggacatacagggacagacaACTACAATCTCTGAACTGAACTGATCCAACTCACCTCAGCTGTGATATGTAGGGCAGACACTGAAGGAAActcctcacttcactctcttcatctgaccagaccttcagctctactggtttcttctctggttggagtttcagcacttctaggaggagggaggccttTCTCTTTCTGAGGTCTATAGACCACACTGCAAAGTAAATTGTAGATTAAAATCACTACAGTATGTAGCAAGTTTCAATGATAGATATGTCcctatgtaacaacagtaatgatgttatattaatgatagacatgtctctatgtaacaacagtaatgatgttatataatgatagacatgtctctatgtaacaacagtaatgatgtgATGTTATATAATGATAGACATGTCactatgtaacaacagtaatgatgttatattaatgatagacatgtcactatgtaacaacagtaatgatgttatattaatgatagacatgtctctatgtaacaacagtaatgttatattaatgatagacatgtctctatgtaacaacagtaatgatgtgatgttatattaatgatagacatgtctctatgtaacaacagtaatgatgtgatgttatattaatgatagacatgtccctatgtaacaacagtaatgttatattaatgatagacatgtctctatgtaacaacagtaatgatgtgatgttatattaatgatagacatgtccctatgtaacaacagtaatgttatattaatgatagacatgtctctatgtaacaacagtaatgttatattaatgatagacatgtctctatgtaacaacagtaatgatgttatattaatgatagacatgtccctatgtaacaacagtaatgatgttatattaatgatagacatgtctctatgtaacaacagtaatgatgttatattaatgatagacatgtccctatgtaacaacagtaatgttatattaatgatagacatgtccctatgtaacaacagtaatgttatattaatgatagacatgtctctatgtaacaacagtaatgttatattaatgatagacatgtctctatgtaacaacagtaatgatgtgatgttatattaatgatagacatgtctctatgtaacaacagtaatgacgttatattaatgatagacatgtctctatgtaacaacagtaatgatgtgatgttatattaatgatagacatgtctctatgtaacaacagtaatgatgttatattaatgatagacatgtctctatgtaacaacagtaatgatgtgatgttatattaatgatagacatgtctctatgtaacaacagtaatgatgttatattaatgatagacatgtccctatgtaacaacagtaatgatgttatattaatgatagacatgtctctatgtaacaacagtaatgatgttatattaatgatagacatgtctctatgtaacaacagtaatgatgttatatattgatagacatgtccctatgtaacaacagtaatgatgttatataatgatagacatgtccctatgtaacaacagtaatgatgttatattaatgatagacatgtccctatgtaacaacagtaatgatgtgatgttatattaatgatagacatgtctctatgtaacaacagtaatgatgttatattaatgatagacatgtctctatgtaacaacagtaatgatgttatataatgatagacatgtccctatgtaacaacagtaatgatgttatatattgatagacatgtccctatgtaacaacagtaatgatgttatataatgatagacatgtccctatgtaacaacagtaatgatgttatattaatgatagacatgtccctatgtaacaacagtaatgatgttatatattgatagacatgtccctatgtaacaacagtaatgatgttatattaatgatagacatgtccctatgtaacaacagtaatgatgttatattaatgatagacatgtccctatgtaacaacagtaatgatgttatataatgatagacatgtctctatgtaacaacagtaatgatgttatatattgatagacatgtccctatgtaacaacagtaatgatgttatataatgatagacatgtccctatgtaacaacagtaatgatgtgatgttatattaatgatagacatgtctctatgtaacaacagtaatgatgttatatattgatagacatgtccctatgtaacaacagtaatgatgttatataatgatagacatgtctctatgtaacaacagtaatgatgttatatattgatagacatgtccctatgtaacaacagtaatgatgttatattaatgatagacatgtccctatgtaacaacagtaatgatgtgatgttatattaatgatagacatgtccctatgtaacaacagtaatgatgttatataatgatagacatgtctctatgaaacaacagtaatgatgttaTATTTAGAAGCGCATTATCACAGTTCC
Protein-coding sequences here:
- the LOC120042164 gene encoding uncharacterized protein LOC120042164 isoform X3; this translates as MDLLSQAAEWEEQTGEKTLKLVSSVWTYSTFHLPNGDYSKQSDFLLDLYSHVKDYETQTGRSVLPALQPVYQSASPAVWSIDLSERKASLLLEVLKLQPEKKPVELKGWSDEESEVRSFLQCLSYISQLSCDDDRFFQTVCESIPVRSREEDQQLASLLQALGSTLSLGGELPRKTCRSVVSVLGLCASRVDLTLNPSKISLKGALLLLRHESKLHKLRLSVGMAVKLSRLVRRTGRGATPLTVPELSLVLKSSQPPERVLSRALSSVATLLRLWRVQCLDLTNFQIQGHSLITLLCHQGPLSLRLNSDTLQQLTVVVYEAQDKDLTQWFLEKVGGDLTSCRLDWEVLLSLLQHSTHNITVDLRKNRLLEKNISDLLPFLGRVTLKRSSSSFVKSSIRHIYDSRDSDCVSSLLRSSDHWINLNSRELDRVDCTALCFTLQHSHQVKVNLLWTSVPPGEIESILPLLDRVSQLSVDRMLLLSFLQCCAISQIQQGAPSSPPTAVWLLRSLHYRLDLSCSSSVDLSAQDQEKALCLTTDHCRAINSVLKQNQHSTQLVQNQVQLILRDCEVEDRALRELLPILHIVKLSPSKALLLQLLDLVSEGIEEGLLRHTEFLCRALDGELDLSETRLDQKACGSLALVLEHSEGLSELDLSHCQLTDHHVQPLITHLHKVQVLDLSHNDITDALTDRILQLVSTNTSIHTIRLFNNRIQDRRPFLTDKRFNIW